A genome region from Bradyrhizobium commune includes the following:
- a CDS encoding flagellar hook-associated family protein, translating to MMSANYISTLMLSSSLRYSITSNQSALSKASTEATTGRFADVGLELGASTGSDVSLRADLSFADQLIDTNGLVSGRLDVTQNRITQLGTTAQDFLKNLIAARDADSGARIILPSASANLQDLIGALNVSYNGSYLFAGINTQNAPITNYAAGSANKNQVDSDFLSTFGFSQSSASVSSIAPAQMQSFLNTTFDAEFASPAWNTNWSSATDQTLTSRISTTEVVDSSVSANEPGFRKLAEAYTMLTDLGNTNMSQATFQTVVDKAISLVSGGINDLAVLGGSVGAVQQRITSATDKLNTQKDILNKQIVGMEQVDPAEASVRVNTLQTQIQTALALTSQLQKISLINYL from the coding sequence ATGATGAGCGCGAACTACATTTCCACCCTGATGCTGTCTTCGTCATTGAGGTACTCGATCACGAGCAACCAGAGCGCGCTGAGCAAGGCCTCGACGGAGGCGACCACCGGCCGCTTCGCCGATGTCGGCCTCGAACTTGGCGCCTCGACGGGCAGCGACGTCAGCCTGCGGGCCGACCTGAGCTTCGCCGATCAGCTCATCGACACCAACGGGCTCGTCTCGGGACGTCTGGACGTGACCCAGAACCGGATCACCCAGCTCGGTACGACTGCGCAGGACTTCCTGAAGAACCTGATCGCGGCCCGCGACGCCGACAGTGGAGCGCGGATCATCCTGCCGAGCGCATCTGCCAACCTCCAGGACCTGATTGGCGCACTCAACGTTTCCTACAACGGGTCGTATTTGTTCGCCGGCATCAATACGCAAAATGCGCCGATCACGAACTACGCCGCCGGCTCCGCCAACAAGAACCAGGTCGATTCCGATTTCCTCTCGACCTTCGGTTTCTCGCAGTCCTCGGCCAGCGTCAGCAGCATTGCGCCTGCGCAGATGCAGAGCTTCCTCAACACCACCTTCGATGCCGAATTCGCGAGCCCGGCCTGGAACACCAACTGGTCGTCGGCGACCGACCAGACGCTGACGAGCCGTATATCGACGACCGAGGTCGTCGATAGCTCGGTAAGCGCCAACGAGCCCGGCTTCCGCAAGCTGGCCGAGGCCTACACGATGCTTACCGATCTCGGTAATACGAACATGAGCCAGGCGACTTTCCAGACAGTGGTAGACAAGGCCATCAGCCTGGTCAGCGGTGGGATCAACGATCTCGCGGTGCTCGGCGGCAGCGTCGGCGCGGTGCAGCAGCGGATCACCAGCGCGACGGACAAGCTCAACACCCAGAAGGACATTCTGAACAAGCAGATCGTCGGCATGGAGCAGGTTGATCCGGCTGAGGCCTCGGTGCGCGTCAACACCTTGCAGACCCAGATCCAGACGGCGCTGGCGCTCACCTCGCAGCTCCAGAAGATCAGCCTCATCAATTATCTCTGA
- the flgD gene encoding flagellar hook assembly protein FlgD, whose product MNVTSATDTTSSTSSTSSTSTTSSNSVDYNTFLQLLIAEMKNQDPTNPMDTSQYMSQFAQLSTVEQATLTNSKLDSLLSSQALTQADGLIGHNVSFTDSTGATFTGKIASVSINSDGSVATLEDGTKVAVGPGLTLS is encoded by the coding sequence ATGAACGTCACCAGCGCGACCGACACCACTAGTTCGACCTCGTCGACCTCATCCACCTCGACCACGTCGAGCAACAGCGTTGACTACAACACGTTCCTCCAGCTCCTCATCGCCGAGATGAAGAACCAGGACCCGACCAATCCGATGGACACATCGCAATATATGAGCCAGTTCGCGCAGCTCTCTACCGTCGAGCAGGCGACATTGACCAATTCGAAGCTCGATTCGCTGCTCTCGTCGCAGGCGTTGACGCAGGCAGATGGGCTGATCGGGCACAACGTCAGCTTCACCGACTCGACCGGCGCGACCTTCACCGGCAAGATCGCCTCGGTCTCCATCAACAGCGACGGCTCGGTGGCGACCCTCGAGGACGGCACCAAGGTTGCCGTCGGCCCCGGCCTCACGCTCAGCTAG
- the fliR gene encoding flagellar biosynthesis protein FliR, producing MISGLADSVLATFIVFCRIGACMMLVPGYSSVNIPPQIRLFIALVTTFALTPILLAMLKPLVDTAPPLTLALLIGTEILVGSVIGLGGRVFFLALQTMATVMASAIGLSNIPGTPVGDTDSAPALVPLIMVAVTTLFFMTDQHWQVLRGLMNSYEVWHPGEKLSGEMALNQLSSRLAEAFVLTLRITSPFIVYSVIVNFAVGLINKLTPAIPVYFISVPFVLFGGFMLLYLTSDELLTQFMIGLSSWLAE from the coding sequence GTGATCAGCGGCCTCGCCGACAGCGTCCTTGCGACCTTCATCGTGTTCTGCCGCATCGGCGCCTGCATGATGCTGGTGCCCGGCTATTCCAGCGTCAACATTCCGCCCCAGATCCGCCTGTTCATCGCGCTTGTCACGACCTTCGCGCTCACGCCGATCCTGCTCGCGATGCTCAAGCCGCTCGTGGATACCGCGCCGCCGCTGACGCTTGCGCTCTTGATCGGCACCGAGATCCTGGTCGGCAGCGTCATCGGCCTCGGCGGGCGCGTGTTCTTTCTCGCGCTCCAGACCATGGCAACCGTGATGGCGAGCGCGATCGGGCTCAGCAACATCCCGGGGACGCCGGTCGGCGACACTGACTCGGCGCCGGCCCTGGTGCCGTTGATCATGGTGGCCGTCACCACGCTGTTCTTCATGACAGACCAGCACTGGCAGGTGCTGCGCGGCCTGATGAACTCCTACGAGGTCTGGCATCCCGGCGAAAAGTTGAGCGGCGAGATGGCGCTGAACCAGCTTTCGAGCCGCCTTGCGGAGGCGTTCGTGCTGACGCTGCGGATCACAAGCCCCTTCATCGTCTATTCCGTCATCGTCAATTTTGCGGTCGGCCTGATCAACAAGCTGACGCCGGCAATACCGGTCTATTTCATCTCGGTGCCCTTCGTCCTGTTCGGCGGCTTCATGCTGCTCTACCTCACCAGCGACGAGCTGCTGACGCAGTTCATGATCGGCCTGTCGTCGTGGCTGGCGGAATGA
- a CDS encoding flagellar biosynthesis protein FlgN: MQLEERATALAMEQPVVTTEATAEAAPGDALLPVLLPNVGSDMITDGAEAARPEAALSDEVRGLLSAVRRLEDIVEEETVALATGKKIDFDDFSMRKSRSMLEFVRLMRARMHLGGEAEITAEIQRLREKLERNRSILEMHYDAVREVAAIIVKAMKDAESDGTYTGRAAKDGK, from the coding sequence ATGCAGCTAGAAGAACGCGCAACAGCTTTGGCGATGGAGCAGCCGGTCGTGACTACCGAGGCGACGGCGGAGGCCGCGCCGGGCGATGCGCTGTTGCCCGTGCTCCTGCCGAATGTCGGCAGCGACATGATCACCGATGGCGCTGAGGCGGCAAGGCCGGAAGCAGCGCTGTCGGACGAGGTGCGCGGCTTGCTGTCGGCCGTACGCCGGCTCGAGGATATCGTCGAGGAAGAAACCGTCGCGCTCGCGACCGGAAAGAAGATCGATTTCGACGATTTCAGCATGCGCAAGAGCCGGAGCATGCTGGAATTCGTTCGCCTGATGCGGGCACGGATGCATCTCGGCGGTGAGGCCGAGATCACCGCGGAGATCCAGCGGCTGCGCGAGAAGCTCGAGCGAAACCGCTCCATTCTCGAAATGCACTACGACGCGGTTCGCGAAGTTGCCGCCATCATCGTCAAGGCGATGAAGGACGCCGAGTCGGACGGCACCTATACCGGCCGCGCAGCGAAGGACGGAAAATGA
- a CDS encoding response regulator transcription factor: MYIIVDDRESVTNSYVGALVREGVSSIGFTSGEFWDWLQSASEADLAAVDAFLLGDCDARGSLPRAMRKRSAAPIIAMSGQKMLKNTLELFESGVDDVVHVPIHLREILARTAAIARRRVGDLPRPCETRIQVFFNGRDPEIAGHALTLPRRELRILEYMVANHGKWITKTQIFNAVYGIFESTFDESVIESHVSKLRKKLRDRLGFDAIVARRYVGYRLNIPAGETIDVPMQELDEVGILLNRTHTAPAAYPAGN, translated from the coding sequence ATGTATATTATCGTTGATGATCGCGAGAGCGTCACGAACAGCTACGTAGGAGCGCTCGTTCGCGAAGGTGTATCGTCGATCGGATTCACCTCCGGGGAATTCTGGGACTGGCTGCAATCCGCGAGCGAAGCGGACCTGGCAGCGGTCGACGCCTTCCTTCTGGGGGACTGCGATGCCCGCGGAAGCCTGCCGCGAGCAATGCGCAAGCGCTCGGCGGCTCCCATCATCGCCATGAGCGGCCAGAAGATGCTCAAGAACACTCTGGAGCTCTTCGAATCGGGCGTGGACGACGTGGTTCACGTGCCGATCCATCTTCGCGAGATCCTGGCGCGGACGGCGGCGATCGCACGCCGCAGGGTCGGCGACCTGCCGAGGCCCTGCGAGACCCGGATCCAGGTCTTCTTCAACGGGCGCGACCCCGAGATCGCGGGCCACGCCCTCACGCTGCCCCGCCGCGAACTGCGCATCCTCGAATATATGGTCGCCAACCACGGCAAGTGGATCACCAAGACGCAGATCTTCAACGCGGTCTACGGCATCTTCGAATCGACGTTCGACGAGAGCGTGATCGAGAGCCACGTCAGCAAGCTGCGCAAGAAGCTGCGCGACCGCCTCGGCTTCGACGCGATCGTGGCCCGGCGCTATGTCGGATACCGGCTCAACATCCCGGCCGGCGAGACCATCGACGTGCCGATGCAGGAGCTCGACGAGGTCGGCATCCTCCTGAACCGGACGCATACCGCCCCGGCGGCCTACCCGGCAGGCAACTGA
- the fliQ gene encoding flagellar biosynthesis protein FliQ, producing the protein MNERDALDIVQAAIWTIIVACGPAVGAAMLVGTIIALIQALTQIQEVTLTFVPKIIVILLVVAVSGSFIGAHISTFTEMVYSRIEHGF; encoded by the coding sequence ATGAACGAGCGGGACGCCCTCGACATCGTCCAGGCGGCGATCTGGACCATCATCGTCGCCTGCGGACCGGCGGTTGGCGCAGCGATGCTGGTCGGTACCATCATCGCGCTGATCCAGGCCCTGACCCAGATCCAAGAGGTGACGCTGACCTTCGTTCCGAAGATCATCGTCATTCTCCTGGTCGTCGCCGTCTCCGGCTCCTTCATCGGCGCGCATATCTCCACCTTCACCGAGATGGTCTATTCGCGGATCGAGCACGGCTTCTGA
- the flaF gene encoding flagellar biosynthesis regulator FlaF, which produces MTFEAYEAVVEESGQEARGRERQALSLGIDRLERLQRGPFSLEDLIQSLLYVRRLWTIFIEDLAHPDNGLPDKLRADIISIGLWVVKEADRLRDERSNDVMQLIEINRLIRDAL; this is translated from the coding sequence ATGACTTTTGAAGCCTACGAAGCGGTCGTTGAAGAAAGCGGCCAGGAGGCGCGGGGGCGCGAGCGGCAGGCGTTGAGCCTCGGCATCGACCGGCTGGAGCGGCTCCAGAGAGGGCCTTTCAGCCTCGAGGACCTGATCCAGAGCCTGCTTTACGTCCGGCGGCTGTGGACGATCTTCATCGAGGACCTGGCACATCCGGACAACGGATTGCCCGACAAGCTGCGCGCCGACATCATCTCGATCGGCCTGTGGGTCGTCAAGGAAGCGGATCGCCTTCGTGACGAGAGGTCGAACGACGTGATGCAGCTCATCGAAATCAACCGCCTGATCCGAGACGCTCTCTGA
- the flgK gene encoding flagellar hook-associated protein FlgK has protein sequence MSLTSALDSARASLMASGVQSSVVSRNIAGASTAGYSRKITVLDNLPGAGVYVAAIQRAASSGLYNNVLTATSGSAKQSAIYDGLQKIAASTVDDPELDQSPTAQLNALKEALQQFANAPDNATLAQAAVSSAKDMATSLNQATQTVQSVREGADADMATSVANINQLLTQFQTVNTAIVKGTITGDDVTDYLDQRDSIVSKLSQEVGVTMSIRTNGDAALYTDSGVVLFDKTARTVSFTTTNAYTAGTTGNAVIIDGVPVTGANSVMPIKSGKLAGLAELRDTDTVTYQSQLDEIARGLIDAFKESDQSGAALPDVPGLFTYPGAPAIPAGATVSVGLAGTISVAASVDPASGGNPNLLRDGAISGNVAYQYNGAGDAGYSTRLQQLITNIDASQTFDPAAQGKPSGSVIDFASSSASWIENQRKTANDNSTYQSTLLDRSTSALSNVNGVNMDDEMSLMLQVERTYSASSKLISTVDNMLNTLLAAVGTTS, from the coding sequence ATGTCCCTTACCTCCGCTCTCGACTCCGCCCGCGCCTCGCTCATGGCGTCGGGCGTCCAGTCGTCGGTCGTCTCGCGCAATATCGCTGGAGCCAGCACGGCCGGCTATTCGCGCAAGATCACCGTGCTGGACAATCTCCCCGGCGCAGGCGTCTATGTCGCGGCGATCCAGCGGGCGGCGAGCTCGGGCCTCTACAACAACGTCCTGACCGCGACCTCCGGTTCGGCCAAGCAGAGCGCGATCTATGACGGTCTCCAGAAGATCGCCGCTTCCACGGTGGACGATCCGGAGCTCGATCAGTCGCCGACCGCGCAGCTCAACGCACTGAAAGAAGCACTTCAGCAGTTCGCCAACGCCCCCGACAACGCGACCTTGGCGCAGGCCGCGGTGTCGTCGGCAAAGGACATGGCGACGTCGCTCAATCAGGCGACCCAGACCGTGCAGTCGGTCCGAGAAGGTGCGGATGCCGACATGGCGACCTCGGTCGCCAACATCAACCAGCTTCTCACCCAGTTCCAGACCGTCAATACGGCGATCGTGAAGGGAACGATCACCGGCGACGACGTGACCGACTACCTCGACCAGCGCGACAGCATCGTCTCGAAGCTATCGCAGGAGGTCGGCGTCACGATGTCGATCCGCACCAATGGCGATGCCGCGCTCTACACCGACAGCGGTGTCGTGCTGTTCGACAAGACGGCGCGGACGGTGAGCTTCACGACGACCAACGCCTATACGGCGGGCACCACGGGAAATGCGGTCATCATTGACGGCGTCCCGGTGACCGGCGCCAACTCCGTGATGCCGATCAAGTCCGGCAAGCTCGCCGGCCTCGCCGAATTGCGCGACACCGACACGGTTACCTATCAGAGCCAGCTGGACGAGATCGCGCGCGGCCTGATCGACGCCTTCAAGGAAAGCGATCAGTCCGGCGCGGCGCTGCCCGACGTTCCCGGTCTCTTCACCTATCCGGGCGCGCCGGCGATACCCGCGGGCGCCACCGTGTCGGTCGGTCTCGCCGGTACCATCTCGGTTGCGGCTTCCGTCGATCCGGCCTCGGGCGGTAACCCCAATCTGCTGCGCGACGGCGCGATCAGCGGCAACGTCGCCTACCAGTACAACGGCGCAGGCGACGCCGGCTACTCGACGAGGCTTCAGCAGCTCATCACCAACATCGATGCGTCGCAGACCTTCGATCCGGCAGCGCAGGGCAAGCCCAGCGGCAGCGTGATCGACTTCGCATCGTCATCGGCGAGCTGGATCGAGAACCAGCGCAAGACCGCCAACGACAACTCCACCTATCAGAGCACGCTGCTCGATCGCAGCACCTCGGCGCTGTCCAACGTCAACGGCGTCAACATGGACGACGAGATGTCCCTCATGCTCCAGGTCGAGCGCACCTATTCGGCGTCGTCGAAGCTGATCTCGACCGTCGACAACATGTTGAACACCTTGCTGGCTGCCGTGGGAACGACGTCATGA
- the flhA gene encoding flagellar biosynthesis protein FlhA codes for MADTLAASLPNPRRLGADAFFAGGIVTMLTILFLPIPPILIDLGLAFSIALSALILMVALWIQRPLDFSAFPTVLLIATILRLALNVATTRLILSRGGEGETAAGHVVAGFSKFVMGGDFVIGLIIFAILVTVNFVVITKGATRIAEVGARFTLDAIPGKQMAIDADLSAGLIDDKEAQRRRRELEEESAFFGAMDGASKFVRGDAIAGLIITAINIFGGIVIGVTHHGLTLSRAADVYTKLSVGDGLVTQMPALIVSLSAGLLVSKGGTRGSAEQAVLRQLGGYPRAVSAAALMMFVLALMPGLPMAPFVLLGGVMAFVGYSLPRRQAAAKQKEDARRAEERAQAEAKESVKESLKTAEIELSLGGHLSVHLLGSRTELAHRVGKIRKKFAKQYGFVIPEIKLSDNLSIDPKGYQIRIHDTRVAHGELRLGEVMVLVDKDGKPDVPGDEVIEPAFGMKALWVTEAFTDEVKRQGCKPVDNLSVLLTHLSEVVRANLAQLLSYKDMRGLLDRLEPEYKRLVDDLCPSQISYSGLLAILKILLAERVSIRNLHLILEAIAEVAPHVRRSEQVAEHVRMRLAQQICGDLSDNGVLNVVRLGNRWDLAFHQSLKRDAKGDVVEFDADPRLIEQFATEASAAIRKFTDDGTSVVLAVTPESRPYVRMILERVFPTLPILSHVEVARCAEIRALGAIS; via the coding sequence ATGGCCGATACGTTAGCTGCTAGCCTGCCAAACCCGCGACGCCTCGGGGCGGACGCCTTCTTCGCGGGCGGCATCGTGACCATGCTCACGATCCTGTTCCTGCCGATTCCGCCGATCCTGATCGATCTCGGCCTCGCCTTCTCGATCGCGCTGTCGGCGCTCATTCTCATGGTCGCGCTGTGGATCCAGCGGCCGCTCGATTTCTCCGCCTTCCCGACCGTGCTGCTGATCGCGACGATCCTGCGGCTGGCGCTGAACGTCGCGACCACCCGTTTGATCCTGTCGCGCGGCGGCGAGGGAGAGACCGCCGCCGGCCATGTCGTCGCCGGGTTCTCCAAATTCGTGATGGGTGGCGACTTCGTCATCGGCCTGATCATCTTCGCGATCCTGGTCACGGTGAATTTCGTCGTGATCACCAAGGGCGCGACCCGCATCGCGGAGGTCGGCGCGCGCTTTACGCTCGACGCCATTCCCGGCAAGCAGATGGCGATCGACGCGGATCTCTCCGCGGGCCTGATCGACGACAAGGAAGCCCAGCGCCGGCGTCGCGAGCTCGAGGAGGAGAGTGCCTTCTTCGGCGCGATGGACGGTGCCTCGAAATTCGTTCGCGGCGATGCCATCGCCGGCCTGATCATCACCGCGATCAACATTTTCGGCGGCATTGTCATCGGCGTCACCCATCACGGGCTGACGCTGTCGCGCGCCGCTGACGTCTACACCAAGCTCTCGGTCGGTGACGGCCTGGTGACGCAGATGCCGGCGCTGATCGTGTCGCTGTCGGCGGGTCTGCTAGTGTCCAAAGGCGGCACCCGGGGCTCGGCCGAGCAGGCGGTGCTGCGGCAGCTCGGCGGCTATCCGCGCGCGGTGTCGGCTGCCGCTCTCATGATGTTCGTGCTCGCTTTGATGCCGGGACTGCCGATGGCGCCGTTCGTGCTGCTGGGTGGCGTCATGGCTTTCGTCGGCTACTCGCTGCCGAGGCGGCAAGCGGCCGCGAAGCAGAAGGAAGATGCACGCAGGGCGGAGGAGCGGGCGCAGGCCGAAGCCAAGGAATCGGTCAAGGAATCGCTCAAGACCGCTGAGATCGAGCTTTCGCTCGGCGGCCATTTGTCGGTCCATCTGCTGGGCTCGCGCACCGAGCTGGCGCACCGCGTCGGCAAGATCCGCAAGAAGTTCGCCAAGCAATACGGTTTCGTGATTCCCGAGATCAAGCTGTCGGACAATCTGTCGATCGACCCCAAGGGCTACCAGATCCGGATCCACGATACGCGCGTCGCCCATGGCGAGCTCAGGCTCGGCGAGGTGATGGTGCTGGTGGACAAGGACGGCAAGCCTGACGTGCCCGGCGACGAGGTGATCGAGCCCGCCTTCGGCATGAAGGCACTCTGGGTGACCGAAGCCTTCACTGACGAGGTCAAGCGGCAGGGCTGTAAGCCCGTCGACAATCTGTCGGTGCTGCTCACGCATTTGAGCGAAGTAGTCAGGGCGAACCTCGCCCAGCTGCTGTCCTACAAGGACATGCGTGGCCTGCTCGACCGGCTCGAGCCCGAATACAAGCGCCTGGTCGACGATCTCTGTCCGTCGCAGATCTCCTATTCGGGCCTGCTGGCGATCCTGAAGATCCTGCTGGCCGAGCGCGTGTCGATCCGCAACCTTCATCTGATTCTCGAGGCGATCGCCGAGGTCGCGCCCCATGTCCGGCGCTCCGAGCAGGTCGCCGAGCACGTGCGGATGCGTCTCGCCCAGCAGATCTGCGGCGACCTGTCCGACAACGGCGTGCTCAATGTCGTCCGTCTCGGCAATCGCTGGGATCTCGCCTTCCACCAGAGCCTGAAGCGCGACGCCAAGGGCGATGTCGTCGAGTTCGATGCCGACCCGAGGCTGATCGAGCAGTTCGCGACCGAAGCCAGCGCCGCGATCCGCAAATTCACCGACGACGGCACCAGCGTGGTGCTGGCGGTGACGCCGGAGTCGCGCCCCTATGTCCGCATGATCCTGGAGCGGGTGTTCCCGACCTTGCCGATCCTGTCGCATGTCGAGGTCGCGCGCTGTGCCGAGATCCGCGCGCTCGGAGCCATATCGTGA
- the flbT gene encoding flagellar biosynthesis repressor FlbT, protein MKVSLRAGERIYINGAVLRVDRKVSVELVNDVMFLLEGQVMQASDANTAMRQLYFIVQLMLMNPTDVDAAAALYEQHHAALLAVCENREMLDGLAAIDEMVGATRYFEALKRIRALFPVEQAILAGTTITNSPFEAA, encoded by the coding sequence ATGAAGGTATCGTTACGAGCTGGAGAACGGATCTACATCAACGGTGCGGTGCTCCGCGTCGACCGCAAGGTCTCCGTCGAGCTCGTCAACGACGTGATGTTCCTGCTCGAAGGTCAGGTGATGCAGGCCTCCGACGCCAACACGGCGATGCGGCAGCTCTACTTCATCGTCCAGCTCATGCTGATGAACCCGACGGACGTCGATGCTGCCGCCGCGCTCTACGAGCAGCACCACGCGGCCCTGCTCGCGGTGTGCGAGAATCGAGAGATGCTGGACGGGCTCGCCGCGATCGACGAAATGGTCGGCGCGACCCGCTACTTCGAGGCGCTCAAGCGGATCCGGGCGCTGTTCCCGGTGGAGCAGGCGATCCTGGCTGGCACCACCATCACCAATTCCCCATTCGAGGCTGCCTGA
- a CDS encoding flagellar hook protein FlgE, whose amino-acid sequence MSLFGVMRTGVSGMSAQSNKLSTVSDNIANVNTTGYKRASTEFSSLILKSGSGNYDSGAVETTVRYAISDAGNLQFTTSTTDLAVQGNGFFVVQDPQGNNFLTRAGSFVPDSTGNLVNAAGFQLMGYNIQNGAAPVVAANGFGNLQVINVNQMGLQASPSTKATVAANLDPSAAIVATPAAAAGPGNYTSKTSMVTYDNIGNAVTLDVYAAKTAANTWDIEVYNGATALTTGPSAATTFTFDVTAVGKGALATTSPTSLAFNIPGGSAFTMDMSAMTQVASAFDFKATVDGNAPSAVEKVNIDKNGVVTAVLENGTQLPSYQIALATVPSPDHLTPEVGNVYSTNLDSGTVQVDVAGKNGLGTIQSGALEDSNVDLADELTSMIESQRSFTANSKAFQTGADLLDVVVNLKR is encoded by the coding sequence ATGAGCCTGTTCGGAGTTATGCGCACCGGCGTTTCCGGAATGTCTGCACAGTCCAACAAGCTGTCGACGGTTTCGGACAACATCGCGAACGTCAACACGACCGGGTACAAGCGGGCTTCGACCGAGTTCTCCTCGCTGATCCTGAAGAGCGGTTCGGGCAACTACGATTCCGGTGCCGTCGAGACGACCGTTCGCTACGCCATCTCCGATGCCGGCAATCTCCAGTTCACGACCTCGACCACGGACCTCGCGGTTCAGGGCAACGGCTTCTTCGTCGTGCAGGACCCGCAGGGCAACAACTTCCTGACCCGCGCCGGTTCGTTCGTGCCTGACAGCACGGGCAACCTGGTGAATGCGGCGGGCTTTCAGTTGATGGGCTACAACATCCAGAACGGTGCCGCGCCCGTCGTTGCCGCCAACGGCTTCGGCAATCTGCAGGTCATCAACGTCAATCAGATGGGGCTCCAGGCCTCGCCTTCGACCAAGGCGACCGTGGCGGCCAATCTGGATCCGAGTGCCGCGATTGTCGCCACGCCGGCGGCTGCGGCTGGTCCAGGCAACTACACCTCGAAGACGTCGATGGTGACCTACGACAATATCGGCAACGCCGTGACCCTCGACGTCTACGCCGCAAAGACCGCCGCCAACACCTGGGACATCGAAGTCTACAATGGTGCAACTGCGCTGACGACCGGTCCTTCGGCCGCGACCACGTTCACCTTCGACGTCACGGCCGTCGGTAAGGGTGCGCTGGCCACGACCAGCCCGACGTCGCTTGCCTTCAACATTCCCGGCGGCTCGGCCTTCACGATGGACATGTCTGCGATGACGCAGGTCGCCTCGGCCTTCGACTTCAAGGCGACGGTCGACGGCAATGCGCCGTCAGCCGTCGAGAAGGTGAACATCGACAAGAACGGCGTGGTCACCGCCGTCCTGGAGAACGGAACGCAGCTGCCGAGCTACCAGATCGCGCTCGCCACCGTGCCGAGCCCGGATCATCTGACGCCCGAAGTCGGCAACGTCTATTCGACGAACCTGGATTCGGGAACCGTGCAGGTCGACGTCGCTGGCAAGAACGGTCTCGGGACCATCCAGTCGGGCGCGCTGGAGGATTCCAACGTCGATCTCGCGGACGAGCTGACCTCGATGATCGAGTCGCAGCGCAGCTTCACCGCGAACTCGAAGGCGTTCCAGACCGGCGCCGACCTGCTCGACGTCGTCGTTAACCTGAAGCGCTGA
- a CDS encoding transglycosylase SLT domain-containing protein, with protein MTRTWRRRLVAALFICNAGAAEAAADSSRACEREMARASQQHGIPLGILYAVGLTETGRRGALYPYALGAEGQTVFARDTDDAMANFEAMRARGIKLIDLGCMQINHYYHGDKFASVRAMFDPAKNVDYAARFLKELKQREGSWTMAVARYNAGPNNQPAQKRYVCHIVAHLVSSGFGAWTDKARSFCQPKMS; from the coding sequence ATGACCAGGACGTGGCGCCGCAGACTCGTCGCGGCCCTGTTTATCTGTAATGCCGGGGCCGCAGAGGCGGCCGCCGACTCGTCGCGCGCCTGCGAGCGCGAGATGGCGCGCGCCTCCCAGCAACACGGGATTCCGCTCGGCATTCTCTATGCCGTCGGCCTGACCGAGACCGGGCGCCGCGGCGCGCTCTATCCCTATGCTCTCGGCGCGGAGGGGCAGACCGTGTTCGCCAGGGATACGGACGACGCCATGGCGAATTTCGAGGCGATGCGAGCCAGAGGCATCAAGCTGATCGATCTCGGCTGCATGCAGATCAACCATTACTATCACGGCGACAAATTCGCCTCGGTGCGGGCGATGTTCGACCCGGCCAAGAACGTCGACTATGCCGCGCGCTTTCTCAAGGAGCTGAAGCAGCGCGAAGGCAGCTGGACCATGGCGGTGGCGCGCTACAACGCCGGCCCCAACAATCAGCCGGCGCAGAAGCGCTACGTCTGTCACATCGTCGCTCACCTGGTGTCCAGCGGCTTCGGCGCGTGGACCGACAAGGCGCGCTCCTTCTGTCAGCCCAAGATGAGCTGA
- a CDS encoding rod-binding protein: MIVTATPDLVLDVLDAADPVTQRAATAKLDALKSSDADFAATMDAEASKAATAAAADQSGTTVAEAQSGAVYGAPVQVIKKPGADEVYRKFEAFILQTFVETMLPKESEDVFGKGTAGGIWKSMLAEQLGNQLAKGKGIGIAKQLAAAHPAGPDVTGKAD; the protein is encoded by the coding sequence ATGATCGTGACAGCGACGCCCGACCTCGTTCTCGACGTTCTGGACGCAGCCGATCCCGTGACACAGCGCGCGGCGACCGCAAAGCTCGACGCGCTGAAATCGTCGGACGCCGATTTTGCCGCCACGATGGACGCCGAGGCGAGCAAGGCCGCCACTGCGGCGGCCGCCGATCAATCCGGGACGACGGTGGCTGAGGCTCAATCGGGGGCGGTGTACGGGGCGCCGGTGCAGGTGATCAAGAAGCCCGGCGCGGACGAGGTGTACCGCAAGTTCGAGGCGTTCATTCTCCAGACCTTCGTCGAGACCATGCTGCCGAAGGAATCAGAGGACGTCTTCGGCAAGGGCACCGCCGGCGGCATCTGGAAATCGATGCTGGCCGAGCAGCTCGGCAACCAGCTGGCGAAGGGCAAGGGGATCGGTATCGCCAAGCAGCTCGCTGCGGCGCATCCGGCGGGTCCGGACGTGACGGGGAAGGCCGACTGA